The genomic segment CATCGAAGAGAGCAAGGTTTACAATCTTATCTTCACCATTTTCCTTAGCTACCGTAAAAGTGCTATTCACTAGCATTTTATCTAGGCTATTTTGAACTTTATCCTCTTTCAAGGTGATATTGATCACATTTTCACCCACTTCATCAAGCATGAAATCGTTAACTTCATGCTTATTATACATTGCCATAAAAAGACCGATCTGCCAAAGCCGTAATCCTACATATTTTGTATCATTTTGTGATAAGCCAGGAGTAAGGTCGCTCCCAAGATATTGAGTTATCCCTTTGCTTTTCAAAAACTCATACATTGCTGCAGGATCATCTAAGGAAGAAGAACTGGACACCCTTTTATTGAGATCTATTATTTCCTGTTGTGTCAAAGAATTATCTACGAGTGATTGAACAAATTCTTGTCCAAAAGAACTCGCTTCGGATTGTACTGCCTTAGTTTGACTGGCCAATAAATAGTCTCTGGTCGGCTGATACGAAATTGCTAGAATGAATAAAATCATCATAGCGGCAATAATTTCTGTTAACCTTCTAAAGCTAATAATCCCTTTTAAGAAACCCATTACTATCTCCCCTAACACAGAAAGTCTTTCCATCGATGTAAATCCCGTTTACCTTGAGCATAACCCAATTCATAACTTTTAGATAGCTTTTTAAAATTGATCTCGCGATTAGCAACCGGCATGATTTCAGGGTAAACAAGAAAAGCTTTCCCTTCACTTTCTAATTCTTCAAGTTCCTCAAGCGTTTGATTGTAAAGGACATAACGATTGATCATAGCTTCCACTACTAGGGGATACTTTCGGTAATAGGCTTTAATCGCCCCTTTGAATTTTACGGGACTTTTTCTGTATCCTTTTTCACGGGTAAGCACAACAAAAAACTTCTTCATACCATCTCTTTTGGCAATATCAAGGGCAATCCCCCCGCCCAGACCACCATCTATGTAATAATGTTCTCCATAATAAGTTGGGGGCATGAAGATGGGCATGGAGGATGAGGAACGAACAATTTTCATTAAGTCCTGTATATCATGAATATCATCCTTAGCATAATATTTTATTTCTCCGCTATCTCGTTCAAAAGTCCCAATGCGCAGCTGGGCAGGATTGGCCATAAAGGTTTTAAAATCAAAAGGCAGTGAAGCATCAGGGTAAGATGTTTCTTCGTAAATATACTGAGAGTTAAAAAAACCTTCCCCTCTAAAAAATGATTTCCATCCGCCAAAGCTGGGATCTAAAACCAAATCAACAAAGGATCGTTTAGTGCGTTGAACATCCCTTGATAAATAATTAACACTATGGGTCGAACCTGCAGAAATACCTGCTACATAATCGAAGTATATCTCGTTTTCCAATAAATTGTTTAAAAAGCCTGCAGTGTAACTTGCCCGCATTCCCCCGCCTTCCAAAATCAGAGCAGTATCTTTGATATTGTTAATAATCTCCATCGGTTACTTATCTCCTCTATGCCTTTAAAGCGATTTCTTATTATATTCTATAACACATAATCAGATTTTTACAAACTTTGTTGCTATATGCTCACTGAATGTTCTGTCATGCTCTACAAACAGAATAGTCGGTTGGTATTTAAGCAATAGCTCTTCGATTTGTATACGAGAAATTAAATCAATATAGTTAAGGGGTTCATCCCAAATATAGAGATGTGCATGTTCGCATAGACTTTTGGCAATCAACACTTTTTTCTTTTGGCCACCGCTAAAAGTTGACATATCCTTTTCAAATTGAACTCTAGAAAAACCAAGCTTTCTTAAAATGGATTTAAAAAGGCTTTCATCAATTTCGTGATTTGTAGCATAGTTAGTTAATTTACCCTGAAGATGCGATGTGTCCTGTGAAACATAGGATATTTCAAGCTGACTTCCTTTCCTGAACGTGCCTGTATAGCTTATGTTCTCACCACAAATCAGTTTGATAATACTTGATTTTCCCGATCCGTTTTTACCCATAAGCGCAATTCGGTCACCTTGCTCAATAGTAAAGTCCATATCTTTACAAACCATCTTATCATCGTAAAAAATCGAAACATGATCAAGTTCAACAAGCCGATCTTTATGATAAGCAAGGTGAGAAATCTTCAGGCTATCGGAGTCCTCAATGTTTTTGAGAAGTTTAGACTTCTCATCAAGAGCCGATTGCTGTCTATTTTCGATTGACTTGGAGCGTTTCATCATTTTAGCTGCTTTATGGCCAACATAACCTTTATCCAGCTTGGAACCCGAATTTTTTGTTCCGT from the Desulfitobacterium metallireducens DSM 15288 genome contains:
- a CDS encoding patatin-like phospholipase family protein; amino-acid sequence: MEIINNIKDTALILEGGGMRASYTAGFLNNLLENEIYFDYVAGISAGSTHSVNYLSRDVQRTKRSFVDLVLDPSFGGWKSFFRGEGFFNSQYIYEETSYPDASLPFDFKTFMANPAQLRIGTFERDSGEIKYYAKDDIHDIQDLMKIVRSSSSMPIFMPPTYYGEHYYIDGGLGGGIALDIAKRDGMKKFFVVLTREKGYRKSPVKFKGAIKAYYRKYPLVVEAMINRYVLYNQTLEELEELESEGKAFLVYPEIMPVANREINFKKLSKSYELGYAQGKRDLHRWKDFLC
- a CDS encoding Lsa family ABC-F type ribosomal protection protein produces the protein MSLINVTNLTFGYEGSYDTLFENVSFQIDTDWKLGFTGRNGRGKTTFLNLLLGKYEYSGNISANVSFEYFPFSGVNKENNTLDVISDIFPDFLHWKLMRELSLLEVSEDVLYRPFDSLSYGEQTKVLLATLFLKENSFLLIDEPTNHLDMTARKLVSDYLNTKSGFILISHDRVFLDNCVDHILSINKTNIEIQKGNFSCWWENKKRQDSFELAENEKLRKDINRLSDSAKRTSSWSHEVEKTKNGTKNSGSKLDKGYVGHKAAKMMKRSKSIENRQQSALDEKSKLLKNIEDSDSLKISHLAYHKDRLVELDHVSIFYDDKMVCKDMDFTIEQGDRIALMGKNGSGKSSIIKLICGENISYTGTFRKGSQLEISYVSQDTSHLQGKLTNYATNHEIDESLFKSILRKLGFSRVQFEKDMSTFSGGQKKKVLIAKSLCEHAHLYIWDEPLNYIDLISRIQIEELLLKYQPTILFVEHDRTFSEHIATKFVKI